tcataaaccCTAATTTACCTGACACCTGATACTCTCTAACTTTGCATACACTAAATTTTACACAGATTGGTGAATGACTTTGAGACAGATTGTCAAAAAGgtattacaaattttatttttcaaactctTTTCATGTTTCCTTTTTataaagttgatttttttaggtttttttttgtctttctacaataatatttgtgtataaaactgaattttaatctGTAGGGTGTTGATGATAGAGTTGTAGCTTCAAAATCATTAACGTATGCGCCCAGCTCAATTTCTACTTCATTTCATTGAATACCAGGTAAGCTTGATCTTTAATGAGAATGTGCATAGATTGATTAAACTATTTTAATGTGAGTTATGCGTTTTGACCTCATTTGAATCGACCCCCTTACCAAAATTTCAGTGGCACTTTTTTAAGGTATAGGATAATgcttgttttgaattttgtaaggcattcgaaaaaaaaaaattaagatcaagtacTGATATGCATTGAcaattatataatgaaaacTTCATGATTTGATTCTTCCAAGGTTCTCACTTCTCAACTTTTTTGATGCAGTGTCTTGGTGCTCGTGTTTGCAAGTGTCCCTTTATTATTAAGTTTTCAATGGAAGTGTTTCTAATACGGTAAACAACATCTTTCTTGCTGGTTCCTGTTTTTTCATGTCTACTTTTTTATTACTCAAGAAAGGGTAAGCCTATCCACagcttcttcatttttattttctcatggGTCCATGACCATGTCTTGATGTCGTGTTTTTGTACATAAACaactttttgttgatttttgtttctttgatgaAGCTAAGAAAACTTGAGCCTTTCTATCATCGAAACAgaaatataatactaaatttagCCCCTTCTGGCAATGTCCCGTTGTAATGAGTTGAGTACTTCTTGTCAAGGAGGTTGTTGACTTGTAAGTCATAGCCTCCGACTCTTGTatgtgaagaaaaaaaatccccTAGCTTTTGTAGTCATGCATTTTGATATGGTTGCGATTAATAACATCATGAggtgtaaatcataatttgttTTCATGATTCAGCAATTATGCTCTATTTGATGTAGATACAACCCTAATGAAAACTTTAGGGCCATCTATGATCATTGTAGGTTTGCTAAAGGCTTGATTTATTGGTTTTATTGTTTATGACTATTTTGTTTATCACCATCTTTTTCCTTGAAAAGTGATGCCCTAAAACGTTAGCAGTGGCATGATAGTATCAAGTGCTAAAAATGTAGTTTGATCCTTGTCTCTGCAAGCATGGGCGAAAAATGTCTGTAGGTAGTGGGAGTGGACTCTTGAAGATTTATtgttcttttgcttttgatcTTCCTGTAATACGTCTTTCAATGCCATTTAACAATCatgtttatatttatacaCGAGGGATTTTATTTTGGTAGACGAATCTTTGATGTAAATTTCCGGCAATGGGCCCTTTGGTGGCGAGAAATTTTTTGTCATGGTAAATGAGAAGAATGTTGAGTGAATTTATTGCCTTTGCATACCCGAAAATTGCATAGTAGTTTGCTACTTCAAGTCAGGATCAAATAATCACTTCCTGATCATATTAAGGTTTTTCATGCAAGCCCCAAACTTTTGGCCAGAAGAAATGAGGACTCATTTGGTCTCAAGAAACAGCAATAAAGGGAAGTTTAGGAAAGGGAAATTGGGAAACCTTCTGTTGAAGTTGCATATGTAACTCTTAAACCCAAAAAACACTGCTAAATCCTCGCAAGATAAAACAGTCAACATATTTGAAGGCATCATGATTGTCGAGCTTGCAAAGCAATCAGTAATATTCAATAACCACTCTGTAGGATATTATAGTAAATGTTGGGAAAATGGTTGACTCAGAGTTTGAAACTCTAAGCATCGATGTCGCAGAGCTGGATACAATGGTATTTCCTCTTCCTGGATGCTAATTATTGTATAAAGATTTTCCTACAACTTTAAACATCACATTGATTATCACACTGAAAAGTACCTAATTCCTCATTCccacaagaaaataaaagaaagagacCTACATAAGTGtttttttcatcatatatTGCTGGGACCCTCTCAATGTATATGCTTTAtgtcttttgttatttttttcccccctagTGTAGTCattatctatattttattatatgttcCAGGCagattttcaataataaaatcaagttgAATGGAGAATTCTTATTGTGACTGGTTTTGCAGGAAGTTGGTTTCAGTATAAGGAGGATATGATTTCGGATGCTCTACGCCAAACATCAGTAGTGGCCAAGGAAGCTGGAGGCATAACTCAGCATGTGGGTGCTTTTGTCATTGGCATGTCAACCGGGGggatcaaatttaattttcataactGTGAATTTTATCATAGGACTagtttattcttttttgtacAACTGAGGAATTTCGTGATTGTTCTACGGAAAAATAATTGCCAAGGTACCTATTTATTCCCTTGGAGCTACTCTGAATTAGGACTGTCATCACTGatttcttttggctttagAAACTAAAGAGGACGATGCTGTCGATAGGCGTCGTATGATTAAAATGACGGTACTTTTGTACTATATACCTTGAAATTCAGAATGTTTGAGTTTACTGCTTatatcctttttcttctttttttcccttcttcatttattaatttatattcgGTTATATGAATAACTTTCTCTGGAGTAACTTTCACTTCTGAGGTTTTTCTGAAGCAACAACAAACTGAAGAagcttttagattttgatgggtagttgttattgttgtttataCACAGACAATTGCTTCtgcttttgatgattttttttaatcatcaaTTCATTGTATCTTAAAATTGTTCTATGGCATGCATGTGCTCAACAGACAATAATACATTGATTTTTCTGAAAAGACTTAAGGTTGTGCATTTGTTTCAAAAGTTCTGTAGTTTTTTTGGGGATGCTGTTGACTAGAAAAGAAAGATCACTGAATATTACCCAAAAGCATCAAAGTGTTGTAAGAAAGCGGTGCCACAAGAATCTTTATGACACTTACAAAAGatttttcatgaaaattttgacattcATTGCCTTGAAGTTAGGATATATTCGACTTTGCATTTGATCGTTAGCCATTAGGTGGTCCTAACAAAAGGCctaaagcaaaagaaaagcCAAAAGCAGAAGGATGAAAGCACTTTTGTCTCCTTTTTATTGGATTTGCCAAACTACTCTTCGCCTCATTGCTGGTATGAGCAATGTTTTGTTACACATGACATTGACAAGGAGATGGCTTTGATGATGGTGAGGACATAAGGTGCTGTTCGGTGCAATATTATTGCAACACAACAACGTTTCTCAACGTACCTATGTCTTGATATGTTCCCTTGTAATAGTAGTGACACATGGCTAAATGGGTTGCTGTGAAACTAGAGAAAAAGTGGAGAAATTTGTGGAGCTTGATCGAGACTGAGATTGCAGCTGTCAAAGTGCTTTTGAGAAAGAGCAGTGCTAAATGAACAAAGGGACGACAAAGGGCTGGCATTTTACCACCTAAGGATTGTTTGGCTTCTGAAAGCGGAAAGTCCAGTGAACTTTTAAAAAAGGCTTTAACTTTGAGTAAAGGAGTCCAATTATCAAATTACATCACAGAAAGGAATATTTTtagctttaattttatttatataaatcatGATGATTTTAAGTGTCATCAATCTGGCATTTCACAACCTTGTTCCTAGGCTGGTTCTGACAAAGTGTTCATTTACTTAGTGATATGAAAGTACTTTTAACGacttatatataatttcatgaacaaataaattctttcttctaaaagttttaaatggCTTGCGAGACTtgaataaattacaaaaacaaacaaatcctTACAAAATCGGATATAAAATCTCTAACAAGAAGaataatacaaattataaagaCGGGCCACGCCTTGGACTGGGTTACCATCTACATGCAGAAACAGAACGGGGACCTGAACTAACAGCAGAACGCAGACTGGCAAGTCATATATGAAAAGATAATCTCAAAACCAACAGGCTGGCTAGCCTTATGCAAATCCCAATGAGTTGACAGTGGCATGCAGTAAAGGGTATTGTGATAAGGTGAGCTACAACTGAACATATGTTGCCATTTTGTCATAACTGGTGAACAAATTTGAAGCtttatatattaatgataCAGTGAGACTTGAGTACTGTCGttcactaatttttatttttttttatggcatTGTTATAAGAGTTAATTCCACtctaataaaatctttataagcATAAAACTTACATATCATTCTATACCTGAGATTTCACAATCATGTAAacaatattatgattttgatGCAATACTCTATGAATTTGGGTCAATCATGAGTCATCTCAGTCAAATCaattggaaagaaaaaagaatatatgacCATGTCCACTATCAGTCTCACAAAAGGAATATGCCCAAACACTATCTTTCAAGATTTAATCATAACATGGCTTAAGCAATAGTCTTGGATtgaacaaattataaaattaaagaatgacATTATCAGTTTCCAAAGCCACAGTCATATATGCGATCTAGAGACCTCTCATGGGGTTTAATTATACTGTTGTGTTTCCCAATCAAATTTGTCTGGTACTAGCAGACATCatctttcaatattttgaattcatttttttcaagaGAAAGAAGATGATCATGCAAATGCAATGAACATCTGTCATCACAGAACCCAACCCCAACAATGCCCCTTTTGtctaaaaattgttttattatttgatgaaaGATTCAAATCTTCCAAAAGAGAAGCACAATCCCCTGATAATTCTAGAATAGCTATGCATTTGAAATACATTGGATAGAAAATCACAAAGAGATAccaaagaagataaaatttaaaaggctTTTGCTACCTTATATGCAACTTAAGGTACAGTCTCTCACAAGACTGGTGGGCTCAAGTGGAACCCACATTTAAATTTGTGAGAGACTGTATATGCATGTAAGGTAGCAGCTCCCAATTTAAAAAGACTCAAAAGAGGTGCCATTTGCCACTCGCAGCAGGAACTGCTTACACCTGTGAGGCAATTGCAGACATgggtttgtttattttttagtgtgtttttcgcaatatgttaaaatatctatgGGGTAAAAACAAGTGATGATGGGCAACAGCTGTGAGCATGTCCAAAAGGTTGACTTTTGTTGACACTGTCAACCACTATTACATTGATTTTTGAATTGGTGTCTTTTAATCTTTGTGATTTTGCTAGGACCATTATAGCAGACAAAGACTAAACTAATTAAAGGTCACATCTCTcaacacaaataaaatcatagtGTGTTGTCACACGATAAATTTAGAGTTTAGTATAATAAGAGGGGATTATGATACTCTCTCGATATGATCTTCATACGAgtaaattatgttaatatgattggtgcttaataaattaaaaaaaaaataattaaattttaattatctattaatattaaaatataaataatataagatCCGTAAAAATTCAAGAGTGCTCACATTAGAAGAGGATCATAATCGAATACGATCATAGTGATCCAATACGATCATAGTGTTGGACTGCTGGGCCACACTCTGAagcatttttttctcttttgaagCTACTACCGTAAATTAACTGCCTTGTTTGGAAGCCCCCCATCATGTGACATGCGTCAGTTGCTTTCTTGACTTGCATGTATTTATATCCATCCTCTACCTACCTCTTCTTTCACCACCTCAACTTCCAACAATTCATATTCAACCCCTTTGatctcttctctctttttgtgTGTGCTGTGTTAAGCAGACATCATGAAGCGCAGCTTTCAATTCAGTGCTTTTCTCCTCCTCATCCTTCTCATTTTCTCATCCGAAATCTCTGCCCGTTTCATGGGAACCAAACAAGGTAACCATACAGTTACTACTTCCTCTTCATGTTTCAGCTATGAGCCTGATCATACGAACAGGGTTTGAACCTGTTAAACTAACCAGCAGTAGCGTCCACATATTATGTGATActtctctcctttttttcactttttacaGGACAAGAGGAGGTAAAGCTTAAGGAGCTCAGTAGTGAAGTTTCTCTTCAGGAGATGGAGAAAAGTGAATCAATGACTGTATGCTTCCATTACTTGATCTTTAAGCAATTATGAACTTTATATATTTAGTAGTACTTTTGAGAGTTGAGATTACTCATTCATTTGCCATTTTTGGGAACGCACGGCAGCTAATGGGAATGGAGGCATGTGATGAGAATGGAGATGAAGAATGCTTGAAGAGAAGAATCATAGCAGAGGCTCACTTGGACTACATCTACACCCAGCATCACAAGCCTTgaagctaattaattaatttcaggGCTTCTAGCTATCATTCAGCTTagtcttttattaaaatttataaaatatgtactGCTCTGAATGAATGCCTCTCAACCTATTGAGTCTTAGgttcctttttctcttgtgATATACAATTATGTAACTTTTACACCTGGCTAATTAGCTACTGCCAGCTATGTCTATTGTAGTATGAGCATCTGCACTCTCTTTGATATGATGATGTCTATGCGTAGGCATTGGTCCTTTCATAGCAACAGTAAGATTAGAGGTCACCGTTGCAGTAGTATAAGTGTAAAAGCTAAAACTAGAAGTGCTTCCATATtaattcatattaatttataaggtTCTCAACTATTAAGAAAGCTACCACTAAAAAAGATTTTACACTTATATAATATGTGAAAGTAAAAGTTCGagtctttataaaaatattataaaaaattgaatctctataaaaatattttaaggaTTAGATGCAGTCTTATCTTATAATAGGAGTGGACATTAAATTGGTAAGTGAATTTGTGATTAGGAATTAAAGCACTTACATTGATAATAGACAGTTGGGGGTTATGCTCAGTGAATTTAGTGACAGATTTCAACAGCAATTAGTTTGACCAATTGGAAGTTTTCAATTGCATGGCATGATATCATCAGCCCTACAGAACTTAAGCACTTAACATGCTCGTATGTCACCAATAATTCCTTTGACTCTCTCTGTAGATTGACAGTTCCTTCAGTACTGTATGTCTCAGATTTTGTACtcttaagaaaataaaaattagattaaaaaaaaaaatgggaaaaaagaaaCCTCCACTCGCCAAAGAACAAAACAAGTGggaaaactaaagaaaaacaGAATATTCCACATAGAAAAATCTccccataatttttttgatgcCTTTTGTCTTCATCAAAAAAATGTTGCCCTTCTTCTGAAGTTATTTGAAGCAAAAGCAGGAATTTCTGATTGGAGTTGTTAACTTCAATGGTCAATGACAAATGACACTCATGTGGGCATTTCCATTGAGGGggtccatttttttttcatttaatcttGTTGGTTGGTCTGAAAATGGAGAAGATAATtcctttatttattgaaaatagaaTGTGATAGAGATGCTACAGTGAAGATTATGTGATTTAAATCTCCCTTCATTGTagacaaaagacaaaaagcaGCTGTTAGtttacattatatataaaaagaaaaaaaaatgacttaccgtcaattaaaaagtaattttttttttatgtttcctaattatttgacaaacaacaagtgaattatatatatatataaatgacttataataaaaaaaagacattATTTAGAAGACAGgacaaaatatcataatatgGAATCATTTATCAAAAGCAAAACACTTATGCTCCACCTTTCATTCAATGAAGCTTCCACCGTGCAATCATATAATTGTTGAAGTAGATATGGACCCAAGAGTTCCTCATGGTAATGTGAGGTTCCCATTGACAAATAATTTAGAGGTCATAAAGTATAAGTTTCTACCCTTTAACGGAGAATTTCTGAATTCAGAAActgaggaagaagaagaagaagaagaagaagaagaagaagaagaatgtgAATACAATTACAGaaacaactaaattcaaattgaacATAATAAAAAGATGGCTGAGAGCAACATCGTTCATGAAAGAAGATTATCTAATTATACCCGATATAAATTGTGAAAAAAGAATCAACAAATGATGTTACTGAGAAGGCTTAGTTAGCAtatgaatcaagaaaaaaaaatggagccAAATGATAGATATCTTCTTATCTCATCTTTTGATTCAATGGTTCACATCTTTCGATGACACAGTGAGAATTAATAAAGTCCTCTCGTACTTCTCACTTTGAAGTAGATTTCCAAGCTAGACTTCAAATACACTGTTTGAAGACAGGTTTTGACCTGTTTAGAATCAGACCAATCACAATCACCATGAGAACTAAGAAGATTTACAGTATATATATTATGGGTGGAATTATTTGACCTCACCAATTTTTTCTCTACAccttatttttaagtaaaaattttcttatgtaaataatttttaaagaaaaatacttaattaaacctttcatctctttctctttttaatttcacgAACTCTTATCGATTCATTCAAATATATTCTCTTAACTACAAATAATTGGTGTCACTGATCAAGAGAAACAAAACTcaccatttaaaaataaacatcaataaatttttatcagttataaaagttaatgaatatcaaaaaattaatttttatcaaactcaaaagttaataaatattaaaaaaaatctcatgtacaaaaaatataaaatatagatcatgataaaaaaacttaaaaaaagagagagtaaAATTGAGTATTGGGTTTGCAAAATGTGAAAGTAAAGACAGAATATGTAATTGTAAGGTAGAGCGAGAAAGTAATTAACGaagggtaattttttaatttttaatttttaataataaatttattttttaaaatgaatgtatAGAGAAATTTAGCGGATTCAATTCACCCACATGCTTTTATTTAAGCAAGACATATAACATCGCCTCTTCGTTCATGCCCCCCCACCCCATCCCTACCTTCCAACGCGGACACGTCTTCTCTCaagcaaaaaaacaaaagttaccGGACCCAATGACACCTGCCTGCTCActggttttcatttttcagcaATCAGTCATCATTACCAAGCAATGAAGATCgaacattaaattaaattaagagtaGACTTTAATTTATACCCTCCCTGAAAATGACAGTCTCCAATTTTTACCttttgaaaatgtgaaaaatttcaattcactCCTAGTActgttaagaaaaaattaaaaaaataaaattcaaactctCATTTACCATTATTTTCTAAGTGAAAATAGAGGATAACTTGAGATTTTCacacctttaaaaaaaaatacattgaaATTTACCCTTAAATAAATGTGGTACTTGTACAACCCCGACCCAGCTCACAATATTTTACAAGTACTTCAACATTTCTTGGGCTGTATTTGGTACTTTATCTGTAGTTGGGCCAAAAgttcaatttgtataaaaataatcactccacgatggaaaagaaaaagaaaaaagaaaaatcctaaTACAAAATAACGTTTTATCTAACAGGTGATAAGTTACACTTCTAATGTATAAGAATGTGATTGGTagttattgattaaaaaattgtac
This window of the Citrus sinensis cultivar Valencia sweet orange chromosome 8, DVS_A1.0, whole genome shotgun sequence genome carries:
- the LOC102618886 gene encoding putative phytosulfokines 6 yields the protein MKRSFQFSAFLLLILLIFSSEISARFMGTKQGQEEVKLKELSSEVSLQEMEKSESMTLMGMEACDENGDEECLKRRIIAEAHLDYIYTQHHKP